The DNA region TCTGCTCATTCAACATTACTTTCTATAAACCAGAAAGCTTACAAAGAAATACTGTTCAACCTCTTCTCTGCGTAACAAAAAGCAGCCTACAACTGTAAGGTCTCTTTCCATTCACCAGCCACCACATCTGTTGCTTGCTTGGACACTGACCAAAATGATTCATTCACATgtctaacatttatttttggtgAAATACTGGGATTATACAGAAAAGCAATATTTCAGAACTGGGTCTAGAAAACCAAGGGAAGTTGGAAACAACTTCctcagctgaaaacaaacacGGCGTTATATCATTCTGCAGCTTTATTAGAAGGCAGGCAGTAGCCAAGTGAAGCAGCTGGAATCACACTGAAGTCACTCTGAACTCTGCAGATCACTTCATTCTTCCTTCTGCCACAGAGCTCACAACCCTGACTTACAGTGTGTTTCGTTCCAAAGAACTAAACAAGGTAAGTCAATCTCTCTGTTACTTTAaacctttctctccctctctcctgaATAACGTGTTTCTGCAGCTAGTAGTGTAGCATATACTGGCTAGAAGAGCTTCTTGGAAGAAAGAATGTGATACTTACTCAtttcaaagattattttgaaCACTCCCTGCAGCAAGAAAAGATATGAAAGTACGTGTGAATGTAATTTGTAATGACTTTCGAATGTGTTTATACGTACTTCAAGGAGTCTTCTATTATGTCCGTGACCTTGACTTAAATCCGTCCCCCGTCTTGCgtgttggttttgattttttttatttgcttaggGATAGTATGTCTCCTATAGCTATAGCAAGTCCCAGTATCATTAGAAATAAGTACATCAGTTCTGATCTGAACAGATTCTAGAACagaaactggaaataattttaagtagcagattagcaaaatatttctgaagaagtagtcatgcagaattaaaaaaggcTTCTATGATCTGAGCTGGTAGGTTGTGTGTTTTCCCTAACCGTTGTGGAATAAGGTAGGATGTGGATCTAGCTGTCATTAAGTGCATGTTTGCTAGGAAGTGACATGATTTAAAGCCTTATATACTACCACACAATAAGACAGGGCTAGATTCCACCTCCTATTCAGACTCAGTGATAACCATGTCATTGTAACCTGTAGCCTTTCTAAATGTGAAGCCAAACAATACCCCAGACTTGTTGTCATAGATTTACAGAAGCTGTATAGATCATCTCTGAAGTAAAACGCACTTGCTTTCTAGCTGAATTTCTAGCTGTAttactgaataattttaaatgtttattaattCAAAGCTAGGGAGAAGAAAGTGAGCGAGGCTACATCAGGGTAAAGCAATTTATCAGACCAGGTTTGTAGAAACTGGTGTCAGCATTAACTTGTTTATGAGAGTTTACTTTCATTAGCATCATATGATTGTTTTGCCGCAGCTGAActaagaaatgcaaatgttttttataACCCAATTTACTTTTGTTTAATGTCACTGCAGCTTCTAGCCAAATTTAAAACATTATCAGCTACTTAGCCAGGCAGACAAGATAGAGGTCCTACCAAATTTACTTTAATCCTTGAGATTGTAGATGTGCTGTGAGTGATATTAGAGTCCGCTTTTATTGCACTTAAAATCTCTTCGAGTGTGGCATAGTGgaagttatttttcacttctgtagAATGAATTTATGGTTTGGATTCTCTAATTGCCTTTGTAGAAAGGGATCATAATTCAGGGAAACTCTCTATATAAAGTATTCCTAGGCAGGATCTTAGTACAAATTTTTACTGTACCAGTGGGTGTAGAGAAAAGCTGTTAATGACAATAATGCAATCTTTATGTACTATAcattataattatttcttttcattttaagaatctcTCTGCTGATAACCTAATGAGCaacttctgaaatgctgttagatttgtgtttatttctgaTAGATTGATGTAAGAGGAAAATTTGTATCTGTTTCCTAATAAAGCCAGTTGCCttaaagaattttcttctcGTTTCTTAAAAGCCACTTGAAGTTTGTGATCTGTTCTTAGAtattaattgttttattaataaCTCTGCTATTCCAAGCACTAAGCAGCTAGTTTTGAAGAGGACTGTAGTCTGTTGAATGGTCTTGTCATTtgattatttattcattttgtcTTATGGAATGTGCCAACAGTTCAGCTGTCTCTCTCACTGTGGTGGCTGGTTGTCTGGCTAATTTTCACTCATTATTTCTGATAATGGTCTGATTTGTGTTCATTCAGTCTAAAGCTAGCCGTTTCACAACAGTGCAGGGCTCTGTTGTTGCTGGCTTTGCAAAAGAGAGCTGAGTGGGAGGAACAGTTTCTCATGGCCTGTTACCAGAAGAAGGAATTGCTGTGACTAGAGTGGGCAGCGTCCAGGAGGCCTATGGTTTTAGAAAGGAAGATGCCATCATGCGCAGATCAGCTGTCCCACACTTGCTACTACTTTTACGGTGTGTTTGAGGCTCCTcagacaaggagaaaaattatGCATCCTCAAAGGAAGCATGTAGTACTTTCAGGGGAGCTCAGCTAATTCTGTGCTCTTTGTGTCTTCAATACATTCCAGAGGGCCCGGAGACTGGAACATAAAGCCCTGTAtcagcccacagctgctcttTTCCAGAGAGAATTTGTTGCTGGCTTGTTGCAGCTCTCATATACCTGGCCCACCATTTACTGCATTACAATTTTTTAGATGAACCTAACAGATCTGCTGCAGATAAAGTACTTTTTCATTAGTAGGCTCAAAGGGAAACTAACAAAACCCTGTGCTACAAAACAGGTTTGTTTGCAAGGGTTTTCTGCAAAGGCCAGCACTCTAGATAGAAGTCTCCATTCCTTGCCAAGGACATTAGCTAGCAAAGGGTTTGCAGCCTTCTCCTACTTCTCTTCCCCAGTCCAGGTTCTATTGTCCCTTTTTGATACTTCTCAAAGGATGTGTTTCAAGAATCACAAGGCACAAGTATGAAAAACCAGCACCCTTTCCTTCTATCCACAAAAGATACTTGCCTCTTCATTCTTTTGGCAAGATCTGAATTCTGCCTCCATCTCTGCCTTTGAATCTACTGTTTGGCTTTGGGCAAGATACTTCTGTTCCTTTCCATACTCTTCTTGTGTCTGTTTATGCTGTTTAATTATAAACAAGCAGAAATTGCCTCTCATTATGTGCTTATTACAGTGCCTAGATGCAGTGAGGCTTTGATCTCAAAAGGCTAGGGCCTTTGGGTACTCTCCCAACATAAAATGCTTGCTTCTTTCAGCGAGTGCGAACCTGGCACAGATTTTACTCTCTTTTGAAGCCTTCCAGATGAGAGAGAAAGTGGTGAATAGTAAGTCCTGTACTGTCAATGTAATATCACTTTCTACACtcccatttcttctttctagTGATCGTATTTTAATGAGTGCAGCCCCACATCCTTTTAATTAGATGTTTCAGAAATGTTGAGAACCATTGTCCATTTAAGAAAACTGAATAATGTGTTGTTGAGGTCCTAAACTCTTAACTGAGGGTGTTGTATCATATCTGGTCGAGCCAAGTGAGAAGTGATTTGGAAAGCTAATGTGGGAAGCCTGTAAAACTGGTATTTCCAAGCTTTTAATCATAGGCGCCATCTATTCTTATCAGTGCTAGGGAGTGTTTCCAACACTATATTAGGGAGATAGATATCCAGCCCTCTTGAAATTGTATTAACAATATACATTTTTCAATTTTGCAGGGACACAGGCTGTGCTTATTGTAGACTTGATCTTAAAGTAAATAGGAGTTTGCTTTGTATGAGTAGGAATATTAGAGTAACACTGATACAGAAGTAGGCACCCTTAATCTACTGTACACAGTGATCCTAGCATATCAGCTATGAGGACAAAGTAAAGTATGTTATCAGCTGGAATGTTTTGGTTATAAATCGGGTATCTCCATTACTCTAGGAATGTAGTTAGATTGATGGCTTATAGCCCAGAAAATACTGCGGGCATTTGTGGAGGAATaggaaaacacatgaaaagTCCTTGGAACAATACTTCACTAGTGTGTGTATCTTACACGCTGAGGACACAGCCAATATGGTCTATGGTGTACCTGCTGGGCTTTGTCATCTGGGACGTGTGCTTAACAGCTCTGAGGTGTGTTCTGGGCCTGCAGAGACAGATTAATGTATGTGACTAGCAAATGGTGGAGATCCAGGTTCCTTTTCTCTCCAGCGTACAGAAAACAGACCAGAACCTGTAATGGCTGCCCAAGTAGCCACTGAGTCCCTGCGGCACAGTGGCATGATAGCACAGCGGAGAAACTCTCTTCAGGAAGGGGAAGGTCTCCCAGAGGTGAAGCTGTGGTTTTTCTGACCCATCATAGGTGAAGGGGACAGTGTTATGTttaagaaaggaggaaaggactATGGCTGAACCACCAGGCAGGAACTCTAGGTTTAGCATCTGGTTTGATCAGGGATTTCCTGTAGGTCATTGTCAGCCGCCTCATTTGTAGACCAGACGGATGGTACTTCTCGCTGGAGCCCACTTGCACGAAGGGTTATGAATACTGAGGTGTTATGACCAATTATGTAAACACTTTAGCAGTGCTGACACATGCAATATAAGACCATATTTTAAATCTCAGTTGGCACTGTTTACCGAACATCTATTTTTACCTGCTTGTAAGAAtgtttagctttattttttttctttttccctagaATGGGGCCACTTTAAGTGTTTCCCAGATATTACTCGTCATTTTCTTGACTGTAATGTAGTATGTTTGTGGTCACGTGATAGCTTGCAGTGGTTATGGAACTCCTTATATTCAAAAGGAATATTAAAAGAGATATTTCTACTTTTAGCTAGTATTAATGGAAGAGCAGGAGCAGACACTAATTGTATAGTTACCGAATGCCCCGCACCACAGTGTATATTCTGAGGACATCTGAGTTTCTTTGTTGTCTTTGGGTATGAAAGTCTTGGTCCTTGGGATGAGCATGAGAATAAATCACTTTTGATGATTTGCAGTTGCTGGTTGCAGACATTTATGAGTTACCCGATTGTGGAAATGGTACACTGCTCAACTGCAGCCGTTATCTTAGATGATTTGTTATATTCAGGCCAGACCTACTGTAGATGCTTTTCCTATTACAGCAGCATTATTGAGATATAAAGCTGGGTTTTCCATTTGTTGTTTAATGTTTCTGTGGCAGCAAAAGTGCTGGTCTGAAATAATTGCTTTACCAATATTAACTGAGTCTGCTGTATAAGGGTTTGTTAATCCTGCTGTAACACTCACTTTGCCTAAAATGTTATGAGGCTATTGTCTGGTCAAATGACTTCAATACCACAGATGAAGCGGTGTGTTATGACTAACAGGGTCATGTTTGGCCTTGCTCAGAGAAAGTTGTTTTTGGCATAAATTTTAGAAGATGTCTAGCTGGTACACTGTGTATGCATTTCCAACGCCTCTTCACTGAAAGATGTAATGGAGAATTATGGTTATTTGCTTTCTTGACTTGTCTGCCAGAAAAAACGCATCTATATTGTGGCTTGAAAAGGTCTCCAGTCACATATCATATCTATTATGACCTGTTTTAGTTCTTGAATTCAAGACTGCTTACAAAGTCATTTTGTTACCGTATGTCTAAGGACCATTAAAACACTAGCCAAGAGATTGGTGcttgtgtatgtgtctgtgaaagagaaaacacataACCCTTGATTCTGCTTTTGTGCATACTAGCTTAAAATGCTCATTTCCTAGTAGCTTTGTCTGCTGGGCCAGCTTTAGGCTTAAATTATTGCAGAGCTatgatttaattttgaagtatgTGTGTATCAGGCACTTCCTGCCATAGGAATATTTCTGTGTGGAGGCAAGTGGTCATCTTGGCTTTGCTCTTTTGAGGGAGGAATGTAAGTGCACGACAGTTTGTAATCTCACCGGTATTTCTTGTGAGTTTTAGGATCTTTTCTTATGTCTTTTAAAACACTTGCCAGAAATATGTATACACCTCTAACAAACTTGCTCAGACTTCTGTGTTTTGAACTTTACAGATAAACACTGCTGGATGAAATTCATGTTTATGCTTTTGAAGGTAGATAAATTCAAATTTAGCACCTCAAAAGTTCCAAGTAATTTTTTGAGGGCTCTCAAATGAAGTAAATATCCAGACAAACTTGGTGAGACACAGCATGACAAGCAGGCTTTAGCTGACCTTTTGAGAAACTAGTTGTTCTCCAACATTTGACTCGCAAATCACAACAAAAGTTGAAGTGAATCAATCACATAAGCTTTCCTTTAGCCATAGATCATACACATAGAATATGATATGCTCAGAATTATTCATCAAGATATTAAAAGGCAGATTTGTGTAATATATTTCTTCTATGAAGTTAATAGTTGAGATGGCCAACTCTGCAATCCATAATTTTCCTATTAAGTTAGGACCCACTGTTGTGACCTCTGAAATCAGTTTAGCTGGCTAGAGTCTCTAAGCCCTGGTTATCACACCAAACAAATAGATTTTGGGACTACAACTCAAATATTTGTGTTAACTTTTAACTGACATAGACAATGAATAAGCTTTTCCCTTGGACCTCTCTGTAAATTTCAGAAGTAATGAGGACCAAATGTGAGAGAGGTTGTGTGGGCTGTAGCCCAAACATGTGGCATAAACTACCGGTGTCGTTAAGTTGGATCCCAATTTGTGTGGTGCCCAGAGAACTTTGGACCCATGGGAAGACTTTACATCAAGTGAAGTGAGTGGAAATTGCaactcttttgtttgttttctcctcctttagACTGAAACCCCAGTGTAATTTAATTCCAAAGCCATTCCACTGACCTCAGGGCTGAGGTGTGGAGAGGTCAAACGACTTCCCCTGGTCAAACAGGATGCATGTGGCATAGCTATGAATAGAGTCCAAACGACTGGTCCAAAGTCGTAACCGTAAGGCCATTCTTAGTGTGACAAAAGCTGTGCTATTTTAAGCAGATTCAATCATTTGTCCCAGTTGTCATTATGGCTCAACTTTATGAAATACTGGAATGGTGGCAGAGAACATGAACTCTAGGTACTATGTAGTAAAAAGCTATGAATATGTCAATTGAGATCCAGTTCTGTAATTTCTGGGTGAAATTCAGAGAAAGACAGTTCGTGTAGCACATGGTGAAGTCTCTTCCCAGCAGTTCTGTGGctttgtattttacaaatatttcagtcCGTATTTTAACAGTTGGACTTCAtgttcttaaaggtcttttccaacctaaatgattctatgattcttttttttggtaattctgttttctgtcccAGGATCTAAAGGCTACTAGCACCAAGTGCCAGCCTGTGATAGTCCCATGAAGTTGTTTAGTAGTTAACTACATAAAGggacaggaaataaaacatcCTGGTCAAACATTCTGAAACTTAAAATTAAGCAACTATATTCATAATTAAGTAACTGAATCAAGGAGGCTTAGTTTTCAGAGCTGCTTGTGACCTCAGCAAACAGGAACAGACTGCAAACAACTGAGGGTACACTTTACGCAGGCtgtttactattaaaaaaacaacaacaaaaaaatacaggatgAAGTCTAAACATGGTTATATTCATCCACACACAATACAACACTGTTCTGTAATCTGTGGCTGCCCCCAGGTCCTATTGGCAGGCCACAAACCACACTTTCCtgtttattgaaaaatattttccttgctttgaCTCCTTTTTGCAACTCTGGACCAGCAGGGACCGAGCCAGTGAACATCATCAAACCTCCTTTACCTTTTCTAGCAAGTGGCCTGAAAGCCAAGCAGAAACTGCTGGCAAAAAGTCTTGTTTTCTCTACTGAGCCTCTGTTTGCAGACAAGTTCATGAAAATCTTTCCAGCCTGGAAATTAGGCCATTTGTCAAAGATCATACAGGAAACCAGTGACAGAATAAGGGATAGAACTAGATTTCTTCACTTTCAAGACCTAGACTTGAACTGCAAGACAATTCTgattctcatttttatttattagcatTTTCAATTATTAGTAAGTTCAAACTCATGTATTTGAGACTGTGTGCttcaagaacagaaagaaacatgcCTGCTGAATGATGGTTAACAGTtatccaagaagaaaaaatctgaGTCCCATTGATGTAAACCAGCATGGTTCCACTGAAAATCCCCCTACTGCTTACCTTTTTCAGGGCAGGGCTTAACACCATGAGTCCTGCTATAGAAGTGCTTCGTATATGTGGATGTCATACATATACATAGGTAGAAGTTTCTGGGCTTTGCAAATGTAATTGTCAGTCTTCGCTGAGCCCTAGCTGTAGAGTCTAGTTTCAGCATCTGTGCAGTGGGAACCGTGGTAAGCAAAATTCCTCCTGCTCTTTTTGCCCTCACTGCTGGGGAGTTACTGCATTGGAAGAATAAGAGTTAGAGATAAGGGAAAATACAAGCTTGGAACAGCAATTACTTTCTAAAGGTGTGCTCTTTCAATGGAGGAATTTTAAACTACAAGAGGCTTGGTAAATATTTGGTATTCACttatgtatgttttctttctcctgctatACATCATCTTTGAAattctaaatataaaattacattGTTGGGCATCAGGCAAATGTTTGTTATTGTCATTATGGTTTTTTTAGCaccattggggaaaaaaaaaaggcttgggAGGAAATGTTCGAATCCAAGTATTGTTTGTGCTAGCTTTTGAGAAGCTTCAAAGCAAAATTGGTTAGTGACTGGAATACAAGATATTAATCAGcaagagactgaaaaatttgatttttgttttgttgttgaaGTGCATAGATTTGATTTGAAGGTATAGTTCTATATACAGgcacaaacacttaaaaatttgATTATTAATCtgattttcctctgaaaacGTCTAAATGTAATACTACACCAGATGTTAGTGGTACTGCTCCTTGTTTATACCATTTCTTAGCAGCTGCTAAGCTATTTGAAAAAATGACTCAGATGGGTGGTACTGCTATTTGATGCAGAATCTACCCCCAAGGGGCACATAATTACATAAATGCAGCCCAATAAATGTCATCTTATCAGGACAGCAAACCAAATAACATACCTTCAGCCTGACGTAAATTAACAAAGGGCAAAGGTTATCAAATCTTCTGGACAGAACAGGCTGTATTGActcattactttttcttttttatcaagAGATGTAAAAttacacaactttttttttccaccctggcCTATCCATCTGCAAATGAGAAATCTAACCCTGCtaatgtgtgtgcacatgcgTAGCTTCACTTGTGTCAGTAATCCTTTCAAAATAAGCGAACTACTTTTTGGAGGAAAGGTATGTACATGAATACAAGCTTGCAGATGTGGTTCTGCAGGCAGTGTGCTCTGGAGACGCCCCTCCTGTTGTCTTTAGCATGCTAAAATTAATGGAATTACAGGAATGCAGGGCTGAGTTCCAACAGTGCGGGTGATTTTTGGTTTCTGAATGGTACTAGTGCTCAGCAGTGTACTGTTGAGCACAGCTAATGACCTGGTAGTATCCTGCTCTCAGGGACAGTTTTTTGGTGCAGCTGAGTCCAGCCAGACTACATAGCTTTAAACAATAACAGAATTTAtcagaatatttgttttgaCCATAGCACATACTGCCACAGTCTGACAAAAgtatgtgctgtgctgcagctttgtCTGTACTGTGGAATGGACTGAGTGCATTTTCCTGTTACACCTCTGCTGTCTGTTTTCccattgatttctttttttttctggatttgcCTTTTGGTTTATAGTCTGCCTGAACATACCACCCCCACCACTCTTCCCTTAGGCGTTTTATAAGGCATTTCCTATGTGAAAAATCATATTGTACTTGTAAGTTCCAGAAGCTTttgcaacagaagaaaaccgAGACTTGTTCTGTCTTGAAAAAGGGAAGACGCATATGTTTTCATCTATAACTCTTACAGTCTGTCTTATTCTCCTGGcaagctttgttttctgtcatcTATTACCTCCTTCTCAGCTCACTAGTGGAAGAATGCCACAATTGTATGTATTGTCCCTGAAATATGTTCCGTTTCCTTCTCGTCCTTTGCTGCATTAAGGAAATCTAATACATTGAATGTGTCTGAAAAAATCATTGTCCCTTGAGTCAAAGACAGATACATGATAGAGAGGAATAAACACACAAACTTTCAGTTCACTTTCACCACTGTCTATGATTTTGTTAACCGTAATttgaggtgtgtgtgtggtaattttataaaaaatggCTCCTGGCACTTCTCTGATTTCTGACAAATATAATTCATAAAACTTGCTTAAAACAGGAACAGAGTAGTAAAATATGAAACCCGATtagaaaagaatagaaaaatcaCACTGCAGTAGAACTTTGCATCTGGACTTCCAGAAATTTACCAGTGACACTGTGCTCAGTGCTCTCTgttaagaaataaatgcaaggaAGACAGTTCCTGAAGATCAAGGCATTTCTTGAAATGCCTGTGactaaaagacaccacaagcTTTGTGCTAGCTGAAGTGATGGCTAAAAAGTGATACATATGTGGACCTAAgtcagtgtttggtttttttatgacCAAGAACTTAAAGGAATTGCAGGTTACTATTTGCAGCACAGTAAAACATTTCTCCTTTGActgttccatttcttttcttccctagAAAGCAACGGTGCAACATGACATTTGAAGATTTTGAGAACTACTCTTACTTCTACGACTTGTCTGAGGAAGATGAATCACCCCAGTCCTCCCTCAGCATTGCCCATAtgatttccctttccttttacAGTGTGGCATTTCTGCTGGGAGTGCCAGGTAATGCCATAGTCATCTGGTTTATGGGCTTTAAGTGGGATAAATCTGTTTCCACACTCTGGTTCCTCAATCTGGCCATTgcagatttcatttttgttctcttcctgCCCCTCTATATTACGTATGTGGCAATGGGCTTCCACTGGCCTTTTGGGAAGTGGCTGTGTAAAATGAACTCGTTCATTGCACTACTTAATATGTTTGCCAGCGTTTTCTTCCTGACATTCATCAGCCTTGACCGCTACATCCGCCTAGTCCACCCAGTCTTCTCCTACAAGTATCGGACTGTAAGGAACACCCTCATTCTTAGTGGGATCATTTGGATGTCAGCTGCAATTATTGGTGGCCCTGCCTTATACTTTAGAGACACAGCTACAGTTCTCAACAATGTCACCATTTGCTACAACAATTTCCATGTACATGACAGAGAACTTATAGTGCTGACCCATCACATTCTCATTTGGGTGAGGCTTGCGTTCGGTTACCTCTTTCCTCTAGTGACTATGGTCATTTGCTACTCGTTGCTGATTGTCAAAGTGAAAAGAAGAACTGTATTGACTTCCAGCAGGCTTTTCTGGACCATCATTGCTGTAGTTGtagctttttttgtgtgctggaCACCGTATCACATATTCAGCATTGTGGAGCTCTCTGCTCACCATGATGAAAACTTGCATGGCTTACTGCAGGATGGCATTCCCCTCTCCACTGGCCTTGGTTTTATCAACAGTTGCCTGAATCCAATCCTCTATGTTCTG from Falco biarmicus isolate bFalBia1 chromosome 8, bFalBia1.pri, whole genome shotgun sequence includes:
- the CMKLR2 gene encoding chemerin-like receptor 2 isoform X1; this translates as MRTKCERGCVGCSPNMWHKLPVSLSWIPICVVPRELWTHGKTLHQVKKQRCNMTFEDFENYSYFYDLSEEDESPQSSLSIAHMISLSFYSVAFLLGVPGNAIVIWFMGFKWDKSVSTLWFLNLAIADFIFVLFLPLYITYVAMGFHWPFGKWLCKMNSFIALLNMFASVFFLTFISLDRYIRLVHPVFSYKYRTVRNTLILSGIIWMSAAIIGGPALYFRDTATVLNNVTICYNNFHVHDRELIVLTHHILIWVRLAFGYLFPLVTMVICYSLLIVKVKRRTVLTSSRLFWTIIAVVVAFFVCWTPYHIFSIVELSAHHDENLHGLLQDGIPLSTGLGFINSCLNPILYVLISKRFQAQVKTTVSEVLKLALWEVSRSGTVSEQLWSSDNTHAPMHYCETAQ
- the CMKLR2 gene encoding chemerin-like receptor 2 isoform X2; the encoded protein is MLKRKQRCNMTFEDFENYSYFYDLSEEDESPQSSLSIAHMISLSFYSVAFLLGVPGNAIVIWFMGFKWDKSVSTLWFLNLAIADFIFVLFLPLYITYVAMGFHWPFGKWLCKMNSFIALLNMFASVFFLTFISLDRYIRLVHPVFSYKYRTVRNTLILSGIIWMSAAIIGGPALYFRDTATVLNNVTICYNNFHVHDRELIVLTHHILIWVRLAFGYLFPLVTMVICYSLLIVKVKRRTVLTSSRLFWTIIAVVVAFFVCWTPYHIFSIVELSAHHDENLHGLLQDGIPLSTGLGFINSCLNPILYVLISKRFQAQVKTTVSEVLKLALWEVSRSGTVSEQLWSSDNTHAPMHYCETAQ
- the CMKLR2 gene encoding chemerin-like receptor 2 isoform X3 codes for the protein MTFEDFENYSYFYDLSEEDESPQSSLSIAHMISLSFYSVAFLLGVPGNAIVIWFMGFKWDKSVSTLWFLNLAIADFIFVLFLPLYITYVAMGFHWPFGKWLCKMNSFIALLNMFASVFFLTFISLDRYIRLVHPVFSYKYRTVRNTLILSGIIWMSAAIIGGPALYFRDTATVLNNVTICYNNFHVHDRELIVLTHHILIWVRLAFGYLFPLVTMVICYSLLIVKVKRRTVLTSSRLFWTIIAVVVAFFVCWTPYHIFSIVELSAHHDENLHGLLQDGIPLSTGLGFINSCLNPILYVLISKRFQAQVKTTVSEVLKLALWEVSRSGTVSEQLWSSDNTHAPMHYCETAQ